From a region of the Neodiprion fabricii isolate iyNeoFabr1 chromosome 7, iyNeoFabr1.1, whole genome shotgun sequence genome:
- the LOC124186583 gene encoding flagellar attachment zone protein 1-like — protein sequence MKEAHAGEKRRLRELISGLKIRLQEAEAESSCAALNRLRAKLRELTEGGQEADQRVSKVVQRSIETLVELTDNVDDLKAEIERLRAEIKRLKDLLDACEERRRTATDVAVETTLPEVKAPEKPLVEMDVSDLLNRIKELEALIAQLRKQLVDKDAAINDLQNKLFNVTSDNKRLSTDLDQMMVSYRAVIDEVKAMKDELKKRDVKVSDLLRELQASAIDMLGLNRLQSEIESVKPQLYNLELEREQLLSELGKVRGVVSERNDQIIKILEERDKHARALGKVASTIQETAEREEALKREIDRLKDRIAELEKEIAELKKKVAELAAENEKIPGLEKKIKELEDELAKLRGDLAAANTKMNDLEKEIADLKAEKDELARELAKAKEQVEKLKEELAAERSAKEAAMKELEVCRAENEKLRGDNERMSNELNAAKGEIERLKNELDKVKGELDKSRAENSELKDLLAAAKAEIDKLRSEVEGCKAENAKLKGEIVRLNEEVQKLKAENSELKKERDTLQAEVGKLKEKIDGMQAEIDKLKNDLAASKSEMEKLKNDLDALKSENEKLKNSLREAEVKIKALEAENSDLANKLADLKIKIENLEKQLADEKAAKEAALKELAALKSDLKALLGEMDKLKAERDKLKGEVDDLTKRMAELTNELNQLKSKCAALAAENEKLKAEVNGLKTENERLKNDLEKVKADLEAAKSENAKLKAENEKLKKDLIDAEAKVKALEDKVKALEDKVKTLEDKVKTLEDKVKACEDEKAKLRQEIEGLKSQIDKLNSELAAEKAAKEAALKELAATKAELAALRTELDKVRAENARLNGELEKLKSENEKMKGELDRLKAENAKLQGDLDALKAENSKLKGDLDKLNSELSALRAENDKLKAENSKLKDDLAAAKEEAARLKSDLEKLKSENDALRAENDKVKGELEELKAELNKLRGDLDAMKDENARLRSEVDKLKSDNENLKNELAKANAELENSKKAVDKPKAAVAATTGPLPEKVRRSIPMEVPPTAAKPAVKKEPPRMPSKTPKVERRASVAKRDQGSQGEGCGDYVSANEQLRKNINNQDRAVQRIRNFVKYVLGERESPPEMADSQTHRMSSVMRNKFAEDIMELLKESQYLSESIFNAEADVQRLLKILEELEKLRNENAALRDKLEEVAEEPVGFGDAFDAESWLKTLTLTELAELHDRICLVTSSMVKQDINPEDYVDDSTSPDGVCKPCSGLQDADDEMIGGDYEALNKRIAALQMQINEKQNEAAAKVQEMRKAMWREQDRLIRLSEEMNAQKRNNLTMKMKIGGELDPFGVPEGVAVLCGGIRSSGERDDYPGTKWNPRFSAIGEKDDGKWKSGCVRSKRKSSPQAPAPCALPVKHADVPCCQKLCCPSTLNPKTLFPKKMKQDDDDNMQEVAVLCGENRRATNT from the exons ATGAAGGAGGCTCATGCTGGTGAAAAACGAAG ATTGAGAGAGTTAATTTCCGGGCTGAAGATCCGGCTCCAGGAAGCCGAGGCCGAGTCATCTTGTGCAGCATTGAATCGTCTGCGAGCAAAGCTTCGCGAGCTAACTGAAGGCGGACAGGAGGCAGACCAACGGGTTTCGAAAGTGGTTCAGCGTTCGATAGAAACGTTGGTCGAGCTGACGGATAACGTTGATGACCTAAAGGCGGAGATCGAGAGACTTCGTGCGGAGATCAAGCGTCTAAAGGACCTGCTGGACGCCTGTGAAGAGCGGCGAAGAACGGCGACTGATGTCGCTGTCGAAACAACCCTCCCGGAGGTGAAAGCACCAGAAAAACCGCTGGTGGAAATGGACGTTTCAGATCTACTCAACAGGATCAAGGAGCTCGAAGCACTCATAGCTCAGCTGAGGAAGCAGCTCGTGGACAAGGATGCCGCCATCAATGACCTCCAAAATAAACTGTTCAACGTCACATCGGACAATAAAAGACTCAGCACTGACCTAGATCAAATGATGGTCAGCTACAGAGCCGTCATAGACGAGGTAAAAGCTATGAAGGATGAGCTCAAAAAGAGGGACGTGAAG GTTTCGGATCTGTTGCGTGAGCTCCAAGCGTCGGCGATCGATATGCTGGGATTGAACAGGCTGCAGAGTGAGATTGAATCGGTCAAGCCACAATTGTACAACCTTGAACTGGAGAGAGAACAGCTGTTGTCAGAGCTCGGTAAGGTTCGGGGAGTAGTTTCGGAGAGGAACGATCAGATAATTAAGATCCTGGAGGAAAGAGACAAGCATGCTCGAGCTCTGGGCAAAGTCGCGAGCACGATACAGGAAACGGCCGAACGGGAGGAGGCGCTGAAACGCGAGATTGATCGGCTGAAGGATCGAATAGCTGAGCTTGAGAAGGAGATAGCTGAGCTTAAGAAAAAGGTGGCTGAGCTCGCGGCggagaacgaaaaaattcctggacttgaaaaaaaaattaaggagcTCGAAGACGAGCTAGCGAAGCTCAGAGGCGATCTTGCCGCTGCTAACACAAAGATGAACGACCTTGAGAAAGAAATAGCCGATCTAAAGGCAGAAAAAGATGAATTAGCAAGAGAGCTAGCAAAGGCAAAGGAGCAGGTGGAGAAGCTGAAAGAGGAGCTTGCTGCTGAGAGATCTGCAAAAGAAGCGGCCATGAAAGAACTCGAGGTCTGTAGAGCTGAGAACGAGAAACTGAGAGGAGACAACGAGCGAATGAGCAACGAACTCAACGCGGCAAAGGGCGAAATTGAAAGACTGAAAAATGAGCTTGACAAGGTTAAGGGCGAGTTGGATAAATCGAGAGCCGAAAATAGTGAGCTCAAGGACCTGCTCGCTGCAGCTAAGGCGGAAATCGACAAGCTCAGAAGCGAGGTCGAGGGGTGCAAGGCTGAGAATGCCAAGCTTAAAGGTGAGATTGTGCGATTAAATGAGGAAGTACAAAAGTTGAAGGCAGAGAATAGCGAGCtcaagaaagagagagacacaCTGCAGGCTGAAGTGGGAAAGCTGAAAGAAAAGATCGACGGAATGCAAGCTGAAATTGATAAGCTGAAGAACGATCTGGCCGCATCTAAAAGCGAGATGGAAAAGCTCAAGAATGATTTGGACGCTTTGAAATCGGAGAACGAGAAGCTCAAGAACAGTTTACGCGAAGCCGAGGTGAAGATAAAGGCATTGGAAGCGGAAAACTCAGATCTTGCTAATAAGTTAGCCGATCTGAAGATCAAGAtagaaaatcttgaaaaacagCTTGCAGATGAAAAAGCCGCGAAAGAAGCGGCGTTAAAGGAATTGGCAGCGTTAAAGTCGGACCTGAAAGCGTTACTCGGAGAGATGGACAAGCTCAAAGCCGAGCGGGACAAACTGAAAGGGGAAGTGGATGACCTGACGAAGCGGATGGCAGAGTTGACCAATGAGCTAAATCAGCTGAAATCAAAGTGTGCTGCCCTCGCGGCAGAGAACGAGAAGTTGAAAGCAGAAGTCAACGGTCTTAAAACAGAGAATGAGAGGCTGAAGAACGACCTGGAGAAGGTCAAGGCTGACCTTGAGGCAGCGAAATCAGAGAACGCGAAGTTAAAAGCGGAAAATGAGAAGCTGAAGAAAGATTTGATTGATGCTGAGGCAAAGGTCAAGGCGCTCGAGGATAAGGTTAAGGCGCTCGAAGACAAGGTGAAGACGCTCGAAGACAAGGTGAAAACACTTGAAGACAAGGTCAAGGCATGTGAGGACGAAAAGGCGAAGCTTCGTCAGGAGATCGAGGGGCTCAAAAGTCAGATTGACAAACTCAACAGTGAGCTCGCAGCAGAGAAAGCGGCGAAAGAGGCGGCTTTGAAAGAACTGGCAGCGACCAAGGCCGAGCTAGCTGCGCTCAGAACGGAGCTGGACAAAGTGAGAGCCGAGAACGCGAGACTGAATGGTGAGCTCGAAAAGTTGAAGTCGGAGAATGAGAAGATGAAGGGGGAGCTTGACCGACTCAAAGCGGAAAACGCGAAGCTACAAGGTGACCTAGACGCCCTAAAGGCGGAGAATTCGAAGCTCAAAGGAGATCTGGATAAATTGAATTCTGAACTGAGCGCGTTGCGAGCTGAGAACGATAAGTTGAAGgccgaaaattcgaaattaaaGGATGATTTGGCGGCCGCAAAAGAGGAAGCTGCGCGTCTCAAGAGTGATCTGGAAAAACTAAAATCCGAGAATGACGCCCTGAGAGCTGAGAACGACAAGGTGAAGGGAGAACTTGAGGAGCTCAAAGCAGAGCTTAACAAACTACGCGGGGATTTAGACGCCATGAAGGACGAGAATGCGAGGCTCAGGTCTGAGGTTGACAAACTAAAAAGCGATAATGAGAATCTAAAGAACGAGCTTGCGAAGGCTAACGCCGAGTTGGAAAATTCTAAGAAAGCAGTTGACAAACCAAAAG CTGCTGTGGCTGCCACTACTGGTCCTCTTCCTGAGAAAGTTCGTCGATCTATTCCAATGGAAG TCCCACCCACTGCTGCTAAGCCTGCAGTGAAGAAGGAACCGCCCCGAATGCCCTCAAAAACTCCAAAAGTTGAACGGCGAGCTTCGGTTGCAAAGAGAGACCAAGGATCCCAAGGCGAGGGCTGCGGTGATTACGTAAGCGCGAATGAACAGCTCAGGAAGAACATAAACAATCAAGACAGAG CTGTTCAGCGGATACGAAACTTCGTGAAGTACGTGCTGGGAGAGCGAGAATCACCTCCGGAGATGGCTGACTCACAAACTCACCGTATGTCATCAGTGATGAGGAACAAATTTGCGGAAGACATAATGGAGTTGCTTAAGGAGTCGCAGTATCTCTCAGAGAGTATATTCAACGCTGAGGCGGACGTTCAGCGGCTTCTGAAGATCCTCGAAGAGCTGGAAAAGTTGAGAAATGAGAACGCTGCGCTCAGAGACAAACTCGAA GAGGTAGCGGAGGAGCCCGTAGGCTTCGGGGACGCTTTCGATGCCGAATCGTGGCTGAAG ACGCTGACGTTGACCGAGCTCGCCGAGCTCCACGACAGGATCTGCCTCGTGACGTCGAGCATGGTTAAGCAGGACATAAACCCGGAGGACTACGTTGACGACTCTACTTCACCCGACGGAGTCTGCAAGCCCTGTTCAGGTCTGCAGGACGCGGACGATGAGATGATCGGCGGGGACTACGAAGCTCTGAATAAGAGGATAGCAGCGCTTCAAATGCAGATTAACGAGAAGCAGAACGAGGCAGCAGCCAAGGTTCAAGAGATGCGGAAGGCCATGTGGCGAGAGCAGGACCGGCTGATACGCCTCTCGGAGGAGATGAATGCCCAGAAAAGGAACAACCTGACGATGAAGATGAAGATCGGTGGTGAGCTCGATCCTTTCGGAGTTCCCGAAGGAGTCGCCGTCCTTTGCGGTGGGATTCGGAGCTCTGGGGAGCGTGACGATTATCCGGGGACGAAATGGAACCCGCGATTCTCTGCCATCGGAGAGAAAGATGACGGAAAGTGGAAATCTGGCTGCGTTAGGTCGAAGAGAAAAAGCTCTCCCCAAGCTCCGGCACCCTGCGCTCTTCCTGTTAAACACGCAGACGTCCCGTGCTGTCAGAAACTCTGCTGTCCGTCTACCCTAAATCCGAAAACTCTTTTCCCGAAGAAGATGAAGCAGGATGATGACGATAATATGCAGGAGGTCGCGGTTCTTTGTGGGGAAAATCGACGGGCCACGAATACTTAG
- the LOC124187010 gene encoding uncharacterized protein LOC124187010 codes for MILFGLIILSTLSWETQGIFYHIQDCEIEAIDEEWFDVDASSCELELLNDTFNALKVDLTIIKDFPEDTYGEFDAFLRRAGNYKTSAGIYVKEDICSFLNEEVMLGDFYKTIGITENNCPPKKGIFTMEKSWYPSRKLLPKTLDGMEYKTMFAITINEKRVLILAVYTDVASSEWETDDDADN; via the exons ATGATCCTGTTTGGATTAATCATCCTTTCAACCCTGAGCTGGGAAACTCAG GGGATATTCTACCACATTCAAGATTGCGAGATTGAGGCAATAGACGAAGAATGGTTCGACGTTGATGCAAGCTCTTGTGAGCTGGAGCTTTTGAACGATACGTTTAACGCCCTGAAAGTGGATTTAACTATTATCAAGGACTTTCCAGAAGATACGTAT GGAGAATTTGACGCGTTTTTACGTAGAGCTGGAAATTACAAAACGAGCGCAGGTATTTACGTTAAAGAAGATATCTGCAGTTTTCTCAACGAGGAAGTAATGTTAGGGGATTTCTATAAAACCATTGGTATAACCGAGAATAATTGCCCCCCGAAAAAG GGTATTTTTACAATGGAAAAATCGTGGTACCCGTCAAGAAAATTATTGCCGAAGACGCTGGATGGAATGGAGTACAAGACGATGTTCGCCATTACTATAAACGAAAAGCGTGTATTGATTCTCGCGGTTTACACTGACGTAGCTTCGTCGGAATGGGAAACTGATGACGATGCCGACAATTAG
- the LOC124187004 gene encoding golgin subfamily A member 4-like: MSGECGLHPDFTMTSSQAVAIAASATLGRLNLLMRQVTDWQDERLALESKVMRLKSALQSLGGNVDETLKLDPVVVRQREEIGRLRLSEDRLGEEIRRLRVALVEAEEAITCSGAKRLKDKMARVRAAGAEERRRLSEEIEYLKTRVREAEEDSSCSALGRLRSKLREILNGDKIVERFIADVATRGCVTVVDLLGEATRVKETLDQSIVENIWLRADNRRLTAALESATETGCSGYLETIERLGFRVKELERRNKELEDDSQLVKRLGELEDELNIKRIELDDREASINALRNELLGAKTAYEIKAGELADIEFDKGELRRVNEEREQLEQRIGELQERIEKADFIARDAEAVRNELNRVKSEVLSLEIERDALIEDIEQMRNIISDRNEQIARILEDNEQRDKARKSEIEGVRTKLRIALAEKKNLVSGCGNVEDEKTGRIGEASGDSKPLGKKIRALEGELVKLKELSMDPLIKNLGSTVRLERELAVERSTKESVIKESESLKVENGCLRCEKNELEVKLEEFRAQTTEFRNELVRLVEKNQQLVMEVDELKGIAENEMRLKKKLVIMQDDNEQLKKDMHGLKSNDSVEIRIQQLDTELRKLKTEREALKTEYKKLVSANETLKIKLTDRKTRNDELEERLKVNSRDCDALREKLAVVEDDLDEAKEEIGSLRTSADLVKGEFDDLKARNEVLVAEVKKLHAEAEEASKKEEESIRTKEWDKGTVVMDCGDYVRADREMKYFIHLQSLAVKRVADFISYVEGQTSLRPAMATFLEPTFTNVMILNVDENVRTTFRMSQKLSETIFNAEISVQRLETLRNEADHLRKERDCLNNGMEKLNSMLSKLGQNVLMQSPDHRHVEFCTASGTDMDQCWSKSRNNIPRVMVSSQSCQNSEDQVYYPTFETEVLSDYTGEKFCTMNNRISDLQREIKAKQQEAAERLIEMRETMRQERMRLMEIADRGSSSGVHSPAPSIILEEISHQNESTNTLTGLKQPSVVQRNANVLCTSETADVIGKAGNSPQPFSSRMDSPFINHIDPLDLVSGISDSW, encoded by the exons ATGTCCGGTGAGTGCGGACTGCACCCTGATTTCACGATGACGAGCAGTCAGGCGGTGGCAATAGCGGCATCGGCGACGCTGGGGCGGCTAAATTTGCTGATGCGGCAGGTGACCGATTGGCAGGACGAGCGTTTGGCGCTCGAGAGCAAAGTGATGCGGTTGAAATCGGCTCTGCAGAGCCTCGGCGGGAACGTCGACGAAACCCTGAAGCTGGACCCGGTGGTTGTTCGTCAGAGAGAAGAGATAGGAAGATTAAGATTGTCCGAAGATCGACTGGGGGAGGAGATCAGGCGACTGAGGGTAGCGCTCGTCGAAGCCGAGGAAGCCATCACCTGCTCGGGGGCGAAGCGGCTGAAGGACAAGATGGCGCGGGTGAGGGCAGCGGGGGCGGAGGAGAGGCGGAGGCTTAGCGAAGAAATCGAATACTTGAAGACACGCGTCAGGGAGGCGGAAGAGGACTCGTCCTGTTCGGCGTTGGGTCGGCTGCGTTCGAAGCTGAGGGAGATCTTGAATGGCGACAAGATCGTCGAACGGTTTATTGCCGACGTTGCTACCAGGGGCTGCGTCACTGTTGTCGACCTCCTGGGGGAGGCCACAAGGGTGAAGGAGACGCTCGACCAATCGATCGTCGAAAACATCTGGCTCCGCGCCGATAACCGAAGGCTGACTGCCGCCCTCGAATCGGCCACCGAGACCGGCTGCTCCGGCTACCTGGAGACCATAGAACGTCTCGGTTTTCGCGTCAAGGAACTCGAGCGGAGGAACAAAGAATTGGAGGACGATTCGCAGCTCGTTAAACGGCTCGGGGAACTCGAGGACGAGCTGAATATTAAACGGATCGAGCTCGACGATCGGGAGGCATCGATTAACGCTCTGAGAAACGAACTTCTTGGCGCTAAAACCGCGTACGAAATTAAGGCAGGGGAGTTGGCTGATATTGAATTCGACAAGGGGGAGCTGCGGAGGGTTAATGAGGAGCGTGAACAACTCGAGCAACGAATTGGAGAACTCCAGGAACGCATCGAGAAGGCGGATTTCATCGCCAGAGATGCGGAGGCCGTCAGAAATGAGCTGAATCGAGTCAAATCCGAGGTACTTAGCCTCGAAATTGAACGCGATGCGCTTATCGAAGATATTGAACAGATGCGAAACATCATTTCGGACCGGAACGAACAGATAGCAAGAATTTTGGAAGACAACGAGCAGCGGGACAAAGCTAGAAAGTCTGAGATCGAAGGCGTCAGGACAAAGCTGAGAATCGCGTTggctgaaaagaaaaatcttgtttCCGGCTGTGGAAACGTCGAAGATGAAAAGACAGGCAGAATCGGTGAAGCTAGCGGCGACTCTAAGCCTCtcggaaagaaaataagagCACTTGAAGGGGAGCTGGTTAAACTGAAGGAGCTCTCGATGGACCCGTTGATAAAAAATCTGGGTTCGACAGTCAGGCTTGAGAGGGAGCTCGCGGTCGAAAGATCGACCAAGGAAAGTGTCATCAAAGAATCCGAGAGCTTGAAAGTGGAGAACGGTTGTCTAaggtgtgagaaaaatgagCTCGAGGTAAAATTGGAGGAATTTCGAGCGCAAACTACCGAGTTCAGAAACGAACTTGTTCGGCTGGTGGAAAAGAATCAGCAGCTAGTGATGGAGGTCGATGAGCTCAAGGGCATTGCGGAGAACGAAATGAGGCTGAAGAAAAAACTGGTAATAATGCAAGACGATAATGAACAGCTTAAAAAAGACATGCACGGACTGAAGTCGAACGATTCTGTTGAGATCAGAATTCAACAGCTCGATACTGAGTTGAGAAAACTGAAAACCGAACGTGAGGCGCTCAAAACTGAGTACAAAAAACTGGTATCAGCAAACGAGACGTTGAAGATTAAGCTCACAGatcgaaaaacgagaaatgaTGAGCTCGAGGAGCGGCTGAAGGTGAATTCCAGGGACTGTGACGCCCTTAGAGAAAAGTTAGCAGTGGTTGAAGACGATCTTGATGAAGCTAAGGAAGAAATCGGCTCCTTGAGGACCAGCGCTGACCTCGTAAAGGGCGAATTCGACGATCTAAAGGCGCGAAATGAGGTGCTGGTAGCAGAGGTGAAAAAGCTGCATGCTGAGGCTGAAGAAGCGTCGAAGAAAGAGGAGGAATCCATTCGCACGAAGGAATGGGACAAGGGAACCGTGGTTATGGACTGCGGGGATTACGTGCGAGCTGACAGAGAGATGAAGTACTTTATCCACCTTCAAAGTTTGGCAGTAAAACGAGTCGCAGATTTCATCAGCTATGTAGAGGGCCAGACCAGTCTGAGGCCTGCAATGGCGACATTCTTAGAACCGACCTTCACCAACGTGATGATCCTCAATGTCGACGAAAATGTTAGGACAACCTTCAGGATGTCGCAGAAACTTTCGGAGACGATTTTCAATGCTGAGATCAGCGTTCAGCGCCTTGAAACTCTTCGAAATGAGGCCGATCACCTTAGGAAGGAACGCGACTGCCTAAATAACGGCATGGAAAAACTCAACAGCATGCTCAGC AAACTGGGCCAAAACGTCTTGATGCAGTCTCCTGATCATCGTCATGTTGAGTTCTGCACAGCTTCCGGCACCGACATGGATCAGTGCTGGTCAAAA TCACGCAATAACATCCCCCGCGTCATGGTGAGCTCACAATCATGCCAAAATTCGGAGGACCAGGTTTACTATCCAACCTTCGAAACCGAAGTGCTTTCGGATTATACgggcgaaaaattttgcacTATGAACAATCGAATATCGGACCTCCAGAGGGAGATTAAAGCGAAACAACAAGAAGCTGCAGAGAGG CTTATCGAAATGCGAGAAACCATGCGGCAAGAACGAATGCGGCTAATGGAGATTGCGGACAGAGGTTCATCCAGCGGTGTTCACTCACCTGCTCCTTCCATCATTTTAGAAGAAATCTCGCATCAAAACGAATCGACTAACACACTCACTGGATTAAAACAACCCAGCGTGGTGCAACGAAATGCAAACGTGCTCTGTACTTCTGAAACGGCGGATGTGATTGGAAAAGCGGGAAACTCTCCACAGCCTTTCTCCTCGCGAATGGACAGTCCATTCATCA ACCACATCGACCCTCTCGACCTGGTATCTGGGATCAGCGATAGCTGGTGA